One window from the genome of Streptococcus halotolerans encodes:
- a CDS encoding ComC/BlpC family leader-containing pheromone/bacteriocin has protein sequence MKKQQSIDKFSKLDEQQLENIAGGSLSFGEILRKINRNSKYQIITPTQIY, from the coding sequence ATGAAAAAACAACAATCAATTGATAAATTTAGTAAATTAGATGAGCAACAGTTGGAAAATATTGCAGGGGGGAGCCTTAGTTTTGGGGAGATATTGAGAAAAATTAATAGGAACTCAAAATATCAAATTATTACTCCTACTCAAATTTATTAA
- a CDS encoding Blp family class II bacteriocin: MDKNFFNELSVSDLSDVRGGGLGGHIVTGALAGAFQAGQQCILAGPQAYLICAAGGAVVGGVVAYGLRPPKL, translated from the coding sequence ATGGATAAAAACTTTTTTAATGAACTTTCAGTTAGTGATTTGTCAGATGTTCGTGGTGGTGGACTAGGTGGGCACATCGTAACTGGTGCTCTAGCAGGAGCTTTCCAAGCTGGACAACAGTGTATTTTAGCAGGTCCTCAAGCTTACTTAATTTGTGCAGCAGGAGGTGCTGTTGTTGGGGGAGTTGTTGCATATGGATTACGTCCTCCAAAATTGTAA
- a CDS encoding bile acid:sodium symporter family protein, whose protein sequence is MKLFYKCNQVFRDYLSYVVLAVAAMALTLPNLFTWVTAYLTPLLQFIMFTMGLTLTMKDFSEVFRRPSRVIFVEVLQFFFMPFSGFVLAKLFNLPDQVALGLILLGSVPGGTSSNIMAYLANGDVPLSISATAVSTLLAPLMTPVMLTFYGGSYFEMSFTAMFMSVAQVVLFPVVGGMILNAFFGKYTQKVSVAMPTFSSLAVLLVLVGTVAVNRDNLLSTGWIIFLVVFIHSLSGYLTGMGLAKLFKYDLASQRTMAIEVGLQNTSLAASLGLAHFSPLAALAGAAGTIVHTLWGTIYANLCAKKDAKNAQVSSTQTYQSEQLATAK, encoded by the coding sequence ATGAAACTATTTTATAAATGCAACCAAGTTTTTAGAGATTACCTTTCTTATGTTGTCCTTGCTGTCGCCGCCATGGCACTGACTCTTCCTAACCTCTTTACATGGGTAACGGCTTATTTAACACCACTCTTGCAGTTTATCATGTTCACTATGGGGCTAACTTTGACTATGAAAGATTTTAGCGAGGTTTTTCGTCGTCCTTCTCGTGTTATCTTCGTTGAAGTCCTCCAATTCTTCTTTATGCCTTTTTCTGGTTTTGTGCTAGCCAAGCTTTTCAATCTTCCCGATCAAGTAGCTCTTGGATTGATTTTACTTGGGTCTGTGCCGGGTGGAACATCGTCAAATATCATGGCTTATCTGGCTAACGGAGATGTTCCCTTATCTATCTCTGCCACAGCAGTTTCTACCTTATTAGCGCCTTTGATGACGCCAGTTATGTTAACCTTTTATGGCGGTTCTTACTTTGAAATGAGCTTTACTGCCATGTTTATGTCCGTGGCTCAAGTCGTCTTATTCCCCGTTGTCGGTGGTATGATCCTCAACGCCTTCTTTGGGAAATACACCCAAAAAGTCAGCGTGGCAATGCCAACCTTTTCATCATTGGCTGTCCTACTAGTTCTGGTTGGAACAGTTGCTGTCAATCGCGATAACCTCTTATCAACAGGTTGGATCATCTTCTTGGTTGTTTTCATCCACAGCCTATCAGGTTACCTTACTGGGATGGGACTAGCCAAACTCTTTAAGTATGACCTTGCTAGCCAACGCACTATGGCTATTGAAGTTGGATTACAAAATACTTCGCTTGCTGCTAGCCTGGGCTTAGCACACTTTTCACCACTGGCTGCTCTTGCTGGTGCTGCTGGTACCATTGTCCATACTTTATGGGGAACCATCTATGCTAACCTTTGTGCAAAAAAAGATGCTAAAAATGCTCAAGTCAGCTCAACACAAACCTACCAGTCTGA
- a CDS encoding bacteriocin immunity protein, which produces MSIVKWFSGGKERKDNASELIQDLILDLKSSPNTKQLEQLLVSYKKELDEEKSSVPFILSRLNVSVSKIISENNISLTKSQADILKKLRTLSHIRYGY; this is translated from the coding sequence TTGAGTATCGTTAAATGGTTTTCAGGTGGGAAGGAGCGAAAAGATAACGCTTCAGAATTAATTCAGGATTTAATTTTAGATTTAAAAAGCAGTCCTAATACTAAGCAATTAGAACAATTACTTGTATCTTATAAAAAGGAACTAGATGAAGAAAAATCATCTGTCCCTTTTATCTTAAGTCGATTAAATGTATCAGTCTCAAAAATAATAAGTGAAAACAATATTTCTTTGACAAAGAGTCAGGCTGATATTTTAAAGAAACTAAGGACTTTATCGCACATTCGTTATGGATATTAA
- a CDS encoding LytTR family DNA-binding domain-containing protein has protein sequence MTAIVFRMNRHYQKMPLSNVYYIATHPTKPHQLRMVTNIGIMDFFDNLNNLEKRYSGYLVSCHRSCLVNMTKIREIDFSERTLILESPDEMRVPFSRRRRQQLLQSWLEEGEMR, from the coding sequence ATGACTGCTATTGTTTTTAGAATGAATCGTCACTATCAAAAAATGCCTTTATCAAACGTTTATTACATTGCAACTCATCCGACTAAACCTCATCAGCTGAGGATGGTTACAAATATTGGAATAATGGACTTTTTCGATAACTTAAATAACTTAGAAAAACGCTATTCAGGTTATCTTGTCAGCTGTCATAGAAGTTGTTTAGTTAATATGACTAAGATTAGGGAAATTGATTTTAGTGAAAGAACACTGATTTTGGAAAGTCCAGATGAGATGCGTGTTCCTTTTTCGAGAAGGCGTCGACAGCAGCTATTACAATCATGGTTAGAAGAAGGAGAAATGAGATGA
- a CDS encoding Blp family class II bacteriocin — translation MNTNTLEQFTMMDEMVLSGIEGGKNNWQANVSGVLASGSAGAAIGFPICGMACGYIGAKAGITLWTVATGATGGF, via the coding sequence ATGAATACAAATACACTAGAACAGTTTACAATGATGGATGAGATGGTACTTTCAGGTATTGAAGGTGGTAAAAATAATTGGCAAGCTAATGTCTCGGGTGTATTGGCTTCAGGTAGTGCAGGGGCTGCTATAGGCTTTCCGATTTGTGGAATGGCTTGTGGCTATATTGGGGCTAAAGCGGGTATCACTTTATGGACAGTAGCAACAGGGGCAACAGGTGGTTTTTAG
- a CDS encoding response regulator transcription factor: MNIFVLEDDFAQQTRMETLIKEIVAKHKLDVESVEVYGKPDHLLAASKEKGAHQLFFLDIEIKNDDMKGLKVAKEITYKDPYANIVFVTTHSEFMPLSFRYQIKALDYIDKELETVNFEKRIEDNILYAQTRDNKRVIEDSFYFQSKYNQIQYPFKDLLYIETSPRPHRVILHTAVDRMEFTASLSDIVKQDRRLLQCHRSFVINPMNVIKVDRHERIAYLKDGSTCLVARHKMDLLLKTIADLH, from the coding sequence ATGAATATTTTTGTATTAGAGGATGATTTTGCGCAACAGACACGGATGGAAACACTTATTAAAGAGATTGTTGCTAAACATAAGTTAGACGTTGAAAGTGTTGAAGTGTATGGTAAGCCCGACCATTTATTAGCAGCATCAAAAGAAAAGGGAGCCCATCAATTATTCTTTTTAGATATTGAAATTAAAAATGATGATATGAAAGGGTTAAAAGTAGCTAAGGAAATCACGTATAAAGATCCTTACGCAAACATTGTTTTTGTGACCACACACTCAGAATTTATGCCCCTGTCATTTAGGTATCAAATCAAAGCCTTAGACTATATTGACAAAGAATTGGAAACGGTCAATTTTGAAAAGCGTATTGAAGATAATATCCTATACGCACAGACAAGAGATAATAAAAGGGTGATAGAAGATTCCTTTTATTTTCAATCAAAATATAACCAAATTCAGTATCCTTTTAAGGATTTGCTTTATATAGAAACATCACCACGTCCACATCGCGTCATCCTTCATACGGCTGTTGATCGCATGGAATTTACGGCTAGTTTATCAGATATTGTTAAGCAGGATAGGCGATTGCTACAATGTCATAGATCTTTTGTTATTAATCCTATGAATGTCATCAAGGTGGATAGGCATGAGCGGATTGCTTATTTAAAGGACGGTTCAACGTGTTTAGTTGCACGTCATAAAATGGATCTTTTACTGAAGACCATAGCTGATTTGCATTGA
- a CDS encoding peptide cleavage/export ABC transporter → MTSYKRTFTPQVDARDCGVAALASIAAFYGSRYSLAHLRELAKTNKEGTTALGLIKAAQEIGFETRAIQADASLFDMTDVPYPFIVHVNKEGKLQHYYVVYQTTKKGLIIGDPDPSVKVTKMSYDTFLSEWTGVALFMAPKPSYQPHKDKKNGLASFLPLIFKQKAVIAQIVIASLLVTVINIVGSYYLQSILDDYIPNHMLSTLGIISVGLIITYIIQQIMTFARDYLLTVLSQRLTIDVILSYIKHIFNLPMSFFATRRTGEIISRFTDANAIIDALASTILSLFLDFSIVIIVGSVLLLQNPNLFFLSLVSIPIYLVIIFAFMKPFERMNNDVMQSNSMVSSAIIEDINGIETIKSLTSEETRYQKIDREFVDYLDKSFTLSKLSTLQSALKQGAQLLLNVLILWLGSDLVIKGKISVGQLITFNTLLSYFTDPLENIINLQTKLQSAKVANTRLNEVYLVDSEFKDQTFETDPATLKGDIVFDQVSYKYGFGRDTLSDITITIKEKTKVALVGISGSGKTTLAKMIVNFYEPYQGTIRLNGMDLKTLDKKVLRRHINYLPQQAYIFNGSILENLTLGIKETVSQEDILKACEIAEIRQDIEQMPMGYQTELSDGAGLSGGQKQRIALARALLTKAPALILDEATSGLDVLTEKKVIDNLLALDKTIIFVAHRLSIAQRAEKVLVLEQGKVVEEGSHRDLVRRQGFYYHLFSK, encoded by the coding sequence ATGACTTCTTACAAAAGAACATTCACCCCCCAAGTAGATGCTAGAGACTGCGGTGTGGCAGCTTTAGCTTCTATTGCTGCCTTTTATGGGTCTAGATATTCCCTAGCACACTTGAGAGAATTAGCGAAAACTAATAAAGAAGGAACGACTGCTCTTGGTTTGATCAAAGCTGCTCAAGAGATTGGTTTTGAGACACGTGCTATTCAAGCTGACGCCAGCCTTTTTGACATGACAGATGTCCCCTATCCTTTCATCGTTCATGTCAATAAAGAAGGTAAACTTCAACACTACTATGTCGTCTATCAAACGACCAAAAAGGGACTCATCATTGGTGACCCTGACCCGAGTGTCAAGGTCACTAAAATGTCCTACGACACCTTTCTTTCTGAATGGACAGGTGTAGCGCTTTTCATGGCGCCTAAGCCATCTTATCAACCGCACAAAGATAAAAAGAATGGGCTAGCCAGTTTTCTTCCACTCATTTTTAAGCAAAAAGCAGTGATTGCTCAAATTGTCATTGCTAGCCTACTGGTTACCGTCATTAATATTGTCGGTTCTTACTACCTGCAATCTATCCTAGATGATTACATCCCCAATCACATGCTATCCACGCTGGGCATTATTTCTGTTGGATTGATTATCACCTACATCATCCAACAAATCATGACCTTTGCCAGAGACTACCTCCTCACTGTGCTCAGTCAGCGTTTGACGATTGATGTCATTTTATCTTATATCAAGCACATCTTTAACTTACCCATGTCTTTTTTTGCGACTAGACGCACTGGGGAAATTATCTCACGTTTTACTGATGCCAATGCCATTATCGATGCACTAGCTTCAACTATTCTTTCCCTTTTCCTAGATTTCTCTATCGTCATCATCGTCGGAAGTGTCTTGTTACTTCAAAACCCCAACCTTTTCTTTCTATCCTTAGTTTCCATTCCCATTTATTTGGTGATTATTTTTGCCTTTATGAAACCTTTTGAACGCATGAATAACGATGTCATGCAAAGCAACTCCATGGTTAGTTCAGCCATTATTGAGGATATTAATGGGATTGAAACGATTAAGTCATTAACTAGCGAAGAAACTCGTTATCAAAAGATTGACCGTGAATTTGTCGATTACTTAGACAAATCCTTTACTTTAAGCAAACTGTCAACCCTCCAATCAGCCTTGAAGCAAGGCGCTCAACTCCTTCTAAACGTCCTCATTCTCTGGTTGGGATCAGACCTTGTCATTAAAGGAAAGATTTCCGTCGGTCAGCTCATCACCTTTAATACCCTGTTAAGTTATTTCACTGACCCCCTTGAAAATATCATCAACTTGCAAACCAAGTTGCAATCTGCCAAAGTTGCCAACACACGTCTCAATGAAGTCTACTTGGTTGATTCCGAATTTAAAGACCAGACCTTTGAGACCGATCCTGCCACACTTAAAGGGGATATTGTTTTTGATCAGGTCTCTTATAAATATGGTTTTGGACGAGACACCCTGTCTGATATTACCATCACCATCAAGGAAAAAACAAAAGTTGCTCTCGTAGGTATTAGTGGCTCAGGCAAAACAACTCTTGCCAAGATGATTGTCAATTTTTACGAACCTTATCAAGGGACTATTCGTTTGAATGGCATGGATCTTAAAACGTTGGATAAGAAAGTGCTACGACGTCATATCAACTACTTGCCTCAACAAGCCTATATTTTTAATGGCTCTATTCTTGAAAACCTCACCCTAGGTATCAAAGAAACCGTTAGCCAAGAAGACATCCTGAAGGCTTGTGAGATTGCGGAAATCCGTCAAGACATTGAGCAGATGCCCATGGGCTATCAGACCGAACTCTCAGATGGAGCCGGCCTATCTGGTGGTCAAAAGCAGCGCATTGCTCTAGCTCGTGCCTTGCTCACAAAAGCACCAGCACTCATTCTTGATGAAGCTACTAGTGGGTTAGATGTCTTAACTGAGAAAAAGGTAATTGACAACCTCTTAGCCCTTGATAAGACCATTATCTTTGTCGCTCACCGCTTGAGTATCGCCCAACGTGCGGAGAAAGTTCTTGTTCTAGAGCAAGGAAAAGTTGTCGAAGAAGGCTCGCATAGAGACTTAGTCAGACGACAAGGGTTTTATTATCATTTATTTAGTAAATAA
- a CDS encoding bacteriocin, translating to MVATQNNKRGKINMNSKSIISFQEIQLESLSNVNGGANKWNNAATGAVYGAGIGVSLCTAAGMMTAGATLAATAGCAWAGAKIGGSIAFIADNIIK from the coding sequence GTGGTCGCGACACAAAATAATAAAAGAGGAAAAATTAATATGAATTCAAAATCAATAATAAGTTTTCAAGAAATACAATTAGAAAGTCTATCCAATGTAAATGGTGGAGCAAATAAATGGAATAATGCAGCTACTGGAGCTGTATACGGAGCAGGAATTGGTGTAAGCTTATGTACAGCTGCAGGTATGATGACAGCAGGGGCTACCTTAGCTGCGACTGCTGGGTGTGCTTGGGCAGGTGCAAAAATAGGTGGTTCTATAGCATTTATTGCAGATAATATCATTAAATAG
- a CDS encoding type II CAAX prenyl endopeptidase Rce1 family protein: MLLMETYFKESPYYFDVLLSAIVFSASHVLPSGNFQAFWVYAIPGTLYALMYRFTRTIYCPILVHILWNGYVYWDLINLVIT, encoded by the coding sequence ATGCTCCTAATGGAGACCTATTTTAAAGAGTCACCCTATTACTTCGATGTTTTGCTTTCTGCAATAGTATTTAGTGCTAGTCACGTATTACCAAGTGGCAATTTCCAAGCATTCTGGGTATATGCCATACCTGGAACTTTATATGCCCTGATGTATCGTTTTACTAGAACTATCTATTGTCCAATACTAGTTCATATATTATGGAATGGATATGTCTATTGGGATTTAATTAATCTAGTCATTACTTAA
- a CDS encoding HlyD family efflux transporter periplasmic adaptor subunit, whose amino-acid sequence MTENASQNGQSQIDILRTEYIQKTDDQLTTVTNQIAELEGKLQQADVQVQNNTIKAPQDGIVHLLRHLSKTSIIPKGTEIAQILPDMSKTRKVTITYYVNSSDIATIKKGQTVRLRLDKVSNQDLVVIGKVRAIDASSTETKEGNLFKVKAQAKISEADSRILKYGMQGRVTSIIGKKTFFNYYKDKLLNDFK is encoded by the coding sequence TTGACAGAGAATGCCTCACAGAACGGTCAATCACAAATTGATATTCTCCGAACGGAGTACATCCAAAAAACGGATGACCAGTTGACAACTGTTACCAATCAAATCGCGGAGCTTGAGGGAAAACTCCAACAAGCAGATGTTCAAGTTCAAAATAACACGATTAAAGCGCCACAAGACGGTATTGTTCACCTCTTAAGACATCTATCTAAAACGAGCATCATTCCAAAAGGGACTGAGATTGCGCAGATCCTTCCTGATATGAGTAAGACGAGGAAAGTCACTATTACTTACTATGTCAATTCCAGTGACATTGCGACAATTAAAAAAGGACAAACTGTCCGTCTCAGATTAGATAAAGTCAGCAATCAAGATTTGGTGGTTATTGGTAAAGTCAGAGCTATCGACGCCTCTTCAACTGAAACCAAGGAGGGAAATCTTTTTAAAGTCAAAGCGCAGGCAAAGATTTCAGAAGCTGATAGCCGCATTCTGAAATATGGCATGCAGGGAAGAGTGACAAGCATTATTGGAAAAAAAACATTCTTTAATTATTACAAGGATAAATTGTTGAATGACTTTAAATAA
- a CDS encoding sensor histidine kinase, which yields MDIVIQIFEQMFSLLIFLFLFTMVSKKKLTSKDLFLALSIDLTIYFSIALLMFYFNVQFLSYFLLPIVMVLLSFILLRRLNTTMIVFYGLFPVVLWNIFYRIILYFIIPKMGITIDSSSALLFSISDLIAAGISILFLKWLEFDFSQLQSENLYKNHQRIIQFTNLIMFSYFVLIQLLVYIQNEYGISTHSYRELLVIIQLITFMGIANKLDKRLKESLQEKLVLQQELQLHNMESYSKHIEDLYKEVRSFRHDYANILTTLKLGIENDDLKLIKEIYQSVLKDSNKHFRDRKYDVARLINVKDSALKSLLAAKFARSTENHVSLSLEVPEEVETKGIKLIDFITIVSILCDNAIDAAVNTTRPEVKVAYLSVEEKQIFIVENTISEEFIDINHIYEYGESSKGEGRGIGLYNIAKIIDQYPNISIKTESYNYKFFQTLEIKI from the coding sequence ATGGATATCGTTATTCAGATATTTGAACAAATGTTTTCACTTCTTATTTTTTTGTTTTTATTTACAATGGTAAGTAAAAAAAAATTAACATCTAAAGACCTATTTTTAGCTCTCAGTATAGATTTAACAATATATTTCAGTATTGCTTTATTGATGTTTTACTTCAATGTACAATTTTTATCCTACTTTTTATTACCTATTGTTATGGTTTTGCTCTCGTTCATTTTATTAAGACGATTAAATACTACAATGATAGTTTTTTATGGGTTATTTCCTGTAGTCTTATGGAACATTTTTTATCGAATTATATTATATTTTATAATACCTAAAATGGGGATTACTATAGATTCTTCTAGTGCTTTGTTATTTAGCATTTCTGATTTAATTGCAGCTGGCATAAGTATTCTTTTTTTAAAATGGTTAGAGTTTGATTTTTCTCAATTACAATCTGAAAATCTTTATAAAAATCACCAAAGAATTATTCAGTTTACTAATTTAATAATGTTTAGTTATTTTGTGCTTATTCAACTACTAGTATATATACAAAATGAATATGGCATTTCTACACATTCTTATCGAGAATTACTTGTAATTATTCAACTTATTACTTTTATGGGAATTGCTAATAAATTAGATAAACGCCTGAAAGAGAGTTTGCAGGAAAAACTAGTTCTGCAACAAGAATTACAATTGCATAACATGGAATCCTACAGTAAGCATATCGAAGACCTATACAAGGAAGTTCGTAGTTTTCGCCATGATTATGCGAATATATTGACAACTCTGAAATTAGGTATTGAAAACGATGATTTAAAATTAATCAAGGAGATTTACCAATCCGTTTTGAAGGATTCCAATAAGCATTTCAGAGATCGAAAATATGATGTAGCTAGACTCATCAATGTAAAGGATTCAGCTTTAAAGAGTTTGTTAGCTGCTAAGTTTGCTAGATCCACTGAAAATCATGTTTCTTTATCATTAGAAGTACCGGAGGAAGTTGAAACTAAAGGAATAAAATTAATTGATTTTATTACAATTGTTTCTATACTATGTGATAATGCCATAGATGCTGCTGTAAATACTACAAGACCCGAAGTAAAAGTTGCTTATTTATCGGTTGAGGAAAAGCAAATATTTATTGTAGAAAATACAATTTCTGAGGAATTCATAGATATAAATCATATCTATGAATATGGAGAAAGCTCAAAAGGTGAGGGAAGAGGTATTGGCCTATATAATATTGCTAAAATTATTGATCAATATCCAAATATTTCAATAAAAACAGAAAGTTATAATTATAAATTTTTTCAAACTTTAGAAATAAAAATATAA
- a CDS encoding Blp family class II bacteriocin has translation MNTNTLERFTMMDEMVLSGIEGGKCTWSGLGKAAIGTGAGNGLRMGIKTGTWQGAIGGAAGGAIIGGVGYGATCWW, from the coding sequence ATGAATACAAATACACTAGAACGGTTTACAATGATGGATGAGATGGTACTTTCAGGTATTGAAGGTGGTAAATGCACATGGAGTGGACTTGGTAAAGCAGCGATTGGCACTGGAGCAGGAAATGGTTTGAGAATGGGTATCAAAACTGGAACTTGGCAAGGAGCCATTGGAGGAGCTGCAGGAGGAGCAATCATTGGTGGTGTCGGATATGGAGCAACTTGCTGGTGGTGA